In Stieleria varia, one genomic interval encodes:
- a CDS encoding WD40 repeat domain-containing protein, producing MPRATFASILTVLLLFVLQQMTSSAGDSDVASDQKTDAANKVPVVDFATEIQPVLKRNCMACHHSKQDEGGLSMESEKEMLAGGDSGPGIVAGDVTGSLIWARASGEEDPIMPPEDNTVGAKPLSPAELDKLRQWILGGAVFPESTSGENIAWQPVPESIRSIYTTSYSPDGHWAALATANRVAVFDTATGKQVDSLVDPSLPQAGVADLDLIQSVRFGPLGQTIATGGFRTLRLWQRAEHPTVEMRSLASAADHVTLSPDGTRIGMVNLLGEIEIWDKASDAKQHTITTHSLPVTSLAWVSTDLLASCDAGGKLCVHQATDGQLARCIDHDSALRNLMVSGDSQTIAAINAADLAVVFSANDLSVVRTLDAIPGARSLCFTAPQRTLLAVAHGNSVTVVQPADGAQKFKFDGDASSLSLASSPDGAFLVVGGGDGKTRMWNLADGKPRGTSQSNLASTQRLAILAKDASRFRDSVVRMEKATETLTAELKKEDESLAKVTEAHKTATDELAAETKKLTDVQTQVATTEKSIAEATATLTQAETESKTVQQQLTDTEAVITKVTAEQTELVKKSDVAKAALEQAKAELAAAKEKADQAQATADLAAKQAAESQAQLDASKKMADEKRAKLAMLEKSKTDATKMMEQAKAELEKQKASVTKLAEEKTKKEETVAKRLQALETARQSRQRAADAIPAQQTLISMVKEQLQETERTEKTFREQSSFAAPIHAVAVSPDASTVVSVASDGWIRTYRASDGSPIDEFPPGNAARPASTSDCVFVNSADLWINGWNRSVNVTRRWKLTDTIGTVDGDLISDRVTAIDFDPTGELIAVGSGAPSRAGQVLIVSQRTGQVLRRMDQLHSDTVLTLRFSPDGKTLASGAADKSIRLVDVRSGELIRSLDGHTHHVLGVDWSDNGLTLVSCSADKSVKVWDAQTGQQKRTINGFGDEITAIEFLPNVSQVATACADGQVRIHNTDNGGQVRAMSAGGDFLFSVSLSPDGGRIISGGQSGVVKQWNVADGKHLGDFSADDPSAAGR from the coding sequence ATGCCCCGTGCCACCTTCGCATCGATATTGACTGTGCTGTTGTTGTTCGTCTTGCAGCAAATGACAAGCTCGGCCGGGGACTCGGACGTTGCCTCGGATCAAAAAACGGATGCAGCAAACAAAGTGCCCGTTGTCGACTTCGCGACGGAGATTCAGCCGGTCTTGAAACGTAACTGCATGGCTTGCCACCACTCCAAACAGGACGAAGGCGGTCTGTCGATGGAGTCAGAAAAAGAGATGCTCGCTGGCGGCGACTCTGGTCCCGGAATCGTTGCGGGCGATGTCACAGGAAGCTTGATTTGGGCGCGAGCGTCAGGCGAGGAAGATCCCATCATGCCGCCGGAAGACAATACGGTCGGTGCCAAGCCGTTGAGCCCCGCTGAACTGGACAAGTTGCGGCAGTGGATCCTCGGCGGCGCGGTCTTTCCAGAATCCACCAGCGGAGAAAACATTGCTTGGCAACCGGTACCGGAATCAATTCGTTCGATCTACACGACCTCGTACTCGCCCGATGGCCACTGGGCAGCCCTGGCAACCGCCAATCGCGTGGCGGTTTTTGATACCGCAACGGGAAAGCAAGTCGATTCATTGGTCGATCCGAGTTTGCCTCAAGCCGGTGTCGCTGATCTGGACCTGATCCAGTCGGTTCGTTTCGGGCCGCTGGGGCAGACGATCGCTACGGGCGGATTTCGAACTTTGCGACTTTGGCAGCGAGCGGAGCACCCCACCGTTGAGATGAGATCGCTTGCATCCGCAGCCGATCATGTGACCCTCAGTCCCGACGGCACGCGGATCGGGATGGTCAATCTGTTGGGCGAAATCGAAATTTGGGACAAGGCGTCGGACGCAAAACAGCACACGATCACAACGCACTCGTTGCCAGTCACGTCCCTGGCCTGGGTTTCAACAGACTTACTGGCCAGTTGTGATGCGGGCGGAAAACTCTGCGTTCATCAAGCCACCGATGGGCAACTGGCTCGCTGCATCGACCACGATTCGGCCCTTCGCAATCTGATGGTCAGTGGAGATAGCCAAACCATCGCTGCGATCAATGCCGCGGATCTGGCTGTTGTGTTTTCAGCAAATGATCTGTCGGTGGTCCGTACATTGGATGCGATCCCAGGGGCACGATCCCTGTGCTTCACTGCCCCTCAACGAACTTTGCTGGCTGTCGCACATGGCAACAGCGTCACTGTTGTGCAGCCAGCGGACGGAGCCCAAAAATTCAAATTCGATGGCGACGCCTCATCACTGTCCTTGGCGTCGTCCCCCGACGGCGCGTTCCTGGTCGTCGGTGGCGGAGATGGAAAAACTCGGATGTGGAATCTTGCGGATGGAAAGCCGCGAGGGACCTCTCAGAGCAACTTGGCGTCGACGCAGCGGTTGGCGATCTTGGCCAAAGACGCGTCACGTTTTCGCGATTCCGTGGTCCGCATGGAGAAAGCGACCGAGACGCTGACGGCCGAACTGAAAAAAGAAGACGAATCACTCGCCAAGGTCACCGAAGCACACAAGACGGCGACCGATGAGTTGGCTGCGGAAACGAAAAAGTTGACCGACGTCCAAACGCAGGTTGCCACCACCGAGAAATCGATCGCGGAGGCAACGGCAACGTTGACACAAGCCGAAACGGAGTCCAAGACGGTTCAACAACAGTTGACCGACACCGAAGCCGTCATCACCAAGGTGACCGCAGAACAAACCGAACTGGTAAAGAAGTCCGACGTCGCCAAGGCGGCTTTGGAACAAGCCAAAGCCGAGCTTGCTGCAGCGAAAGAAAAAGCCGACCAGGCGCAAGCGACTGCCGACCTGGCCGCCAAACAAGCCGCTGAGAGTCAAGCACAACTCGATGCGTCCAAGAAAATGGCCGACGAAAAACGCGCCAAGCTGGCGATGCTGGAGAAGTCCAAGACCGACGCGACCAAAATGATGGAACAAGCCAAGGCAGAACTGGAGAAACAGAAAGCATCGGTCACCAAACTGGCCGAGGAGAAAACCAAGAAGGAAGAAACTGTCGCGAAACGCTTGCAAGCATTGGAGACCGCTCGACAGTCTCGACAACGAGCCGCCGATGCGATCCCCGCCCAGCAAACGTTGATCAGCATGGTCAAAGAACAACTGCAGGAAACCGAACGAACCGAAAAAACCTTTCGAGAACAGAGTTCCTTCGCAGCGCCGATTCATGCGGTAGCGGTTTCACCTGATGCGAGTACCGTCGTCTCGGTTGCGTCCGACGGATGGATTCGAACCTATCGAGCCTCTGATGGATCGCCGATCGATGAGTTTCCACCTGGCAATGCCGCGCGTCCTGCGTCCACCAGCGACTGTGTCTTTGTGAATTCAGCCGACTTGTGGATCAACGGTTGGAATCGTTCAGTGAATGTAACGCGCCGCTGGAAATTGACAGACACAATCGGTACGGTCGATGGTGATCTGATCTCTGATCGAGTGACCGCCATCGATTTTGACCCCACCGGAGAATTGATCGCCGTGGGTTCGGGGGCACCCAGTCGTGCTGGTCAAGTTCTGATTGTTTCGCAACGAACGGGACAAGTCCTGCGTCGAATGGACCAACTGCACAGCGACACGGTGCTGACGCTTCGTTTTTCACCGGATGGTAAGACCTTGGCCAGCGGTGCAGCGGACAAATCGATTCGACTGGTTGACGTTCGCAGCGGCGAATTGATTCGCTCGCTCGATGGACATACGCATCATGTTTTGGGCGTCGATTGGAGCGACAATGGTTTGACACTCGTGTCGTGCAGCGCCGACAAATCGGTCAAGGTCTGGGATGCCCAGACGGGGCAACAAAAGCGAACCATCAACGGGTTCGGCGACGAGATCACTGCGATCGAGTTCTTGCCCAACGTATCGCAGGTTGCGACCGCGTGTGCGGATGGTCAAGTCCGAATCCACAACACGGACAATGGCGGCCAAGTCCGTGCGATGTCCGCCGGCGGTGACTTTCTGTTTTCCGTTTCCCTCAGTCCCGACGGCGGCCGGATCATTTCCGGAGGCCAATCGGGCGTGGTCAAACAATGGAATGTCGCCGACGGAAAACATCTCGGAGACTTTAGCGCGGATGATCCATCAGCCGCAGGGCGATAG
- a CDS encoding DUF1549 domain-containing protein, with translation MLPTAHRTTRQWNALKLMAALLALLTVSTCRSTSVLAADQLPSMIIENETVFAFTELVGVDARLQLVVSTVDDAGNQVDVTRAVTYTSEPPGIVSIDETGLVTPLADANVSVTTTHPDGRAVQIPLTVSQTGVAREISFASQVVPIFTKLGCNGGGCHGKIAGQNGFRLSLLGFEPHVDHKHLIAHSLGRRVSVAAPDRSLLLQKSIGTVPHGGGQRMDADSYEYRLLRRWILQGMPYGDENQRVVESIDVFPPHRRVAAGSSQQLSVIATYTDGTREDITRGVVYESNDPQMASVTPTGWVEIGDVVGDVAVMARYQGHVAVFQADVPRTMSPLSLAETHETPSNVIDQHVWNKLNSLGIPRSPRCDDATYVRRATLDIAGRLPTPDEAKAFVADTTADKRERLVNRLLEDEDYAEYFARKWSAILRNQRDSGPLQLRNMLFHQWLTQQFRENVAYDMWVRQLVAARGSITSNPAVSWLDQVSDRNERVEDISQLFLGQRVQCARCHHHPYEKWSQADYSQLMAFFTLIDKKDAGDVAEPVFVSRIGTAATNHPKTGASLKPVGLDGPPIEIAPDEDPREALADWMTQDDNPFFAKSLVNRYWKHFLGRALVEPEDDMRVTNPPSNPALMDALADSFTQSGFDLCELIRTICLSDTYQASSQPLDENLADRRSHSRFYPKRLTAEVLLDGIDHVTGTPSSFAGMPAGTRAVALPDTGFDSYFLDVFGQPQAKTACECERSQDASLAQSLHLLNSKQMQDKLGSDHGRAKRLANDSEATVAVRLDGLYWTTLSRAPTDEELNASLEYLSGRENESAAWEDLIWALVNSKEFLFNH, from the coding sequence ATGCTCCCAACAGCACATCGAACCACACGACAATGGAATGCGTTGAAACTGATGGCGGCACTGCTTGCCCTATTGACCGTGTCGACATGTAGGTCCACCAGCGTGTTGGCTGCGGACCAATTACCGTCGATGATCATTGAAAACGAAACCGTGTTCGCCTTTACCGAACTCGTCGGTGTTGACGCACGCCTGCAACTGGTCGTTTCCACGGTTGACGATGCGGGCAACCAAGTCGATGTCACGCGTGCGGTCACCTACACGAGCGAACCGCCGGGAATCGTCTCGATCGACGAAACGGGATTGGTCACCCCATTGGCCGACGCGAACGTTTCCGTGACCACAACGCACCCGGACGGGCGTGCTGTCCAGATTCCGCTGACAGTGTCTCAAACCGGCGTGGCTCGCGAAATCAGTTTCGCCAGTCAAGTCGTTCCGATTTTCACCAAACTGGGATGCAATGGAGGCGGATGTCACGGCAAGATCGCCGGTCAAAACGGATTCCGATTGTCTTTGCTGGGATTCGAACCACACGTTGATCACAAACACTTGATCGCCCACTCACTCGGGCGTCGCGTTTCGGTGGCAGCACCTGATCGCAGTTTGTTGCTGCAAAAGTCGATCGGAACCGTGCCTCACGGCGGCGGACAACGGATGGACGCCGATTCCTACGAGTATCGCTTGCTGCGGCGTTGGATCCTTCAAGGCATGCCGTATGGTGATGAAAATCAACGTGTCGTTGAATCGATTGATGTTTTTCCGCCCCACCGCCGTGTTGCCGCTGGATCATCGCAGCAACTGTCGGTGATCGCGACTTACACTGACGGAACGAGAGAAGACATCACGCGTGGTGTCGTTTACGAATCCAACGATCCCCAGATGGCGAGTGTTACTCCGACCGGTTGGGTTGAGATCGGCGATGTCGTCGGTGATGTGGCCGTGATGGCGCGTTATCAAGGTCACGTGGCAGTATTCCAGGCGGACGTGCCGAGGACGATGTCCCCCCTCTCGCTCGCCGAGACGCACGAGACGCCGAGCAACGTCATTGATCAGCACGTCTGGAATAAATTGAATTCACTCGGTATCCCGCGTTCACCCCGTTGTGATGATGCGACGTACGTGCGTCGTGCAACGCTCGATATTGCGGGCCGTTTGCCAACGCCGGATGAAGCCAAAGCGTTTGTCGCGGATACCACTGCAGACAAGCGAGAGCGATTGGTCAATCGCTTGCTGGAGGACGAAGACTATGCGGAGTACTTTGCGCGAAAGTGGTCCGCCATTTTGCGCAACCAGCGAGACTCCGGCCCGCTGCAGCTACGGAACATGCTGTTTCATCAATGGCTGACTCAGCAATTCCGCGAGAACGTTGCTTACGACATGTGGGTTCGACAACTTGTTGCCGCTCGCGGATCGATCACCAGCAATCCGGCGGTGTCCTGGTTGGATCAGGTTTCCGATCGCAATGAACGTGTTGAAGACATCAGTCAATTGTTTCTCGGACAACGTGTCCAATGCGCTCGCTGCCACCATCATCCGTATGAGAAATGGAGCCAAGCGGATTACAGCCAACTGATGGCATTCTTTACGCTGATTGACAAAAAAGATGCCGGCGATGTTGCCGAGCCGGTCTTTGTCTCGCGAATCGGCACCGCGGCAACAAACCATCCCAAAACGGGCGCGTCGCTGAAACCGGTTGGCTTGGACGGCCCACCGATTGAGATCGCCCCAGACGAGGATCCGCGTGAGGCGTTGGCGGACTGGATGACCCAAGACGACAATCCCTTTTTTGCCAAGTCGCTGGTCAACCGCTACTGGAAACATTTCCTCGGCAGAGCGTTGGTCGAACCCGAAGACGACATGCGAGTGACCAACCCGCCGTCCAACCCCGCGTTGATGGATGCTTTGGCTGATTCGTTCACGCAATCAGGATTCGATTTGTGTGAACTGATTCGCACGATTTGTCTTTCGGATACCTACCAAGCGTCCAGTCAGCCCTTGGACGAAAATCTGGCGGACCGCCGAAGCCATTCGCGTTTTTATCCCAAGCGATTGACGGCGGAGGTCTTGCTGGACGGGATCGATCACGTCACGGGGACACCGAGTTCGTTCGCGGGTATGCCGGCGGGAACGCGAGCGGTGGCGCTGCCCGATACCGGCTTCGATTCCTATTTCTTGGATGTGTTCGGGCAACCGCAAGCCAAGACGGCGTGCGAGTGCGAGCGTTCCCAAGACGCGAGCCTTGCACAGAGTTTGCATTTGTTGAATTCCAAGCAGATGCAAGACAAACTCGGCAGCGATCATGGACGCGCTAAGCGTTTGGCCAATGACTCGGAAGCCACGGTAGCGGTTCGATTGGATGGTTTGTACTGGACGACACTCAGTCGAGCTCCGACCGACGAGGAGCTGAATGCGTCGCTGGAGTATCTGTCGGGCAGAGAGAATGAATCGGCAGCTTGGGAAGATTTGATCTGGGCGCTCGTCAACTCCAAAGAATTCTTGTTCAACCATTGA
- a CDS encoding DUF1501 domain-containing protein — protein MLTLQGSASRFCDGRSRRSFLKIGGLSFGIGGLSLADLYRAEAASEKPKSHKSIINIFLAGGPPHQDMWDIKTDAPSEIRGEFRPINTNVDGIQICEVFPQLAGLMDKAAIIRSVVGCHGGHEAYQCFTGWDKNSLKNVGGRPSIGAAVSKLFGPVDPSVPPFVGLAAKTRHVPWSDPGHAGFLGAAYTPFKPDGPGMANMTLNGITLERLADRRRLLTKLDTLRRDTDITGAMDGMDAFGQRALDVLTSSRLVDALDLSKEDPKWVERYGDGKPYQFQYDGAPTCNEQLLIARRLIEVGVRVVSLSFGRWDSHSQNFDLVRDHGGKLDQCLSALIEDLDQRGMLDDVTIAVWGEFGRTPQINGNAGRDHWTNVSSAFLAGGGLRTGQVIGSTDRMGGEALERPVHMQDIVATLYHSLGIDTHTVTIPDPTGRPQYLVEHDPIAELI, from the coding sequence ATGTTGACCCTCCAGGGAAGCGCCAGCCGTTTTTGCGACGGTCGGTCTCGACGCAGCTTTCTCAAAATTGGCGGCTTATCGTTCGGTATTGGCGGGCTCTCGCTTGCCGATCTGTATCGAGCCGAGGCGGCAAGCGAGAAACCGAAATCACACAAATCGATCATCAACATTTTCTTGGCCGGTGGTCCTCCACACCAAGACATGTGGGACATCAAGACGGATGCCCCGAGTGAAATCCGTGGCGAGTTTCGTCCCATCAATACGAATGTCGATGGCATTCAGATTTGCGAAGTCTTTCCGCAACTCGCGGGTTTGATGGACAAAGCCGCCATCATCCGCAGCGTCGTCGGATGCCATGGCGGCCACGAAGCCTACCAGTGCTTTACCGGCTGGGACAAGAACTCGCTGAAGAACGTCGGCGGTCGGCCGTCCATCGGTGCCGCGGTTTCCAAGTTGTTCGGTCCGGTCGATCCCTCGGTGCCTCCGTTCGTCGGCCTGGCCGCCAAGACCCGACATGTTCCGTGGTCCGATCCAGGGCACGCGGGTTTTCTCGGGGCGGCGTACACGCCGTTCAAACCGGATGGCCCGGGCATGGCCAACATGACTCTCAACGGAATCACGTTGGAGAGACTGGCCGACCGACGGCGACTATTAACCAAGCTCGATACCTTGCGTCGTGACACGGACATCACCGGCGCGATGGACGGGATGGATGCGTTCGGCCAACGCGCGTTGGATGTCTTGACCAGCAGCAGGCTCGTCGATGCGTTGGATTTGAGCAAAGAAGACCCCAAGTGGGTCGAACGTTACGGCGACGGAAAGCCGTACCAGTTTCAATACGATGGTGCCCCCACCTGCAACGAGCAACTGTTGATCGCACGCCGCTTGATCGAAGTCGGCGTACGTGTGGTCAGCCTCAGCTTTGGACGCTGGGACAGTCACTCACAGAACTTTGACCTCGTCCGCGACCACGGCGGAAAACTTGATCAGTGCTTGAGCGCGTTGATCGAAGACTTGGATCAACGTGGCATGCTGGACGATGTGACGATCGCCGTTTGGGGAGAATTCGGACGCACGCCGCAGATCAACGGAAACGCCGGACGTGACCACTGGACGAACGTCAGCAGTGCCTTCTTGGCGGGCGGTGGATTAAGAACCGGTCAAGTCATCGGGTCGACGGATCGAATGGGTGGCGAAGCCTTGGAACGTCCGGTTCACATGCAGGACATCGTGGCCACGCTTTATCACAGCCTGGGCATCGACACTCACACCGTGACCATTCCCGATCCGACCGGACGACCGCAGTACTTGGTCGAACACGATCCCATCGCCGAGTTGATTTGA
- a CDS encoding metallopeptidase — MPQIHLKTLLIATTLISWLTPSVDTHADGQAGTDSAVRVVNHLTDSVVRYPVIVLRGEIPPGSTGLKITRNGEPLESAGVLVDSGRFKALVPLTNGDNRLQLSPDGVPSDKSTELNITFQPQTNPYYVRLIWMTDKTGDTRFATPNDEVPQDYEARLRTAAQLMQTFTAERMHDAGYGRKTFRLERDENGEIIVHTLNGNKAAADYYKMSDNRWYGDINGWLNENHPDPFAKNIVLAAYTRKDPQTGKMLGHTALGGGNQGLFGSGSVFSWPRDLSSAMQVFQDDTAVDPSRVHDDSAFRGTYWGLASTTIGATLHEMGHAFGLPHCTDPLGIMTRGFDHFHRAFTFADPVSRVNNQPVEFNDNQVAYFAPISASYLQWTPWFRLDESESMPDSETKITIDHEKKEVRVSSPSGVRWVGFWVGDSVAYHREISGDEPTQEVRFTREEIAKWLNGRKLSTVTSIASDGKAARIAVRD, encoded by the coding sequence ATGCCCCAAATTCACCTCAAAACACTGCTGATTGCCACCACTCTGATCTCTTGGCTGACCCCATCGGTCGACACGCACGCCGATGGCCAGGCAGGGACCGATTCGGCTGTCCGTGTGGTCAATCACCTCACCGACTCCGTGGTCCGATACCCGGTCATCGTGCTCCGAGGCGAAATCCCCCCAGGCTCGACGGGACTAAAAATCACCAGAAACGGTGAGCCTTTGGAATCGGCCGGCGTGCTGGTCGATTCCGGACGTTTCAAAGCCCTGGTGCCGCTGACTAACGGCGACAACCGGCTGCAACTGTCGCCCGATGGAGTCCCATCGGATAAGTCTACGGAGTTGAACATCACCTTCCAGCCGCAGACCAATCCGTACTATGTGCGTCTGATTTGGATGACGGACAAAACGGGTGACACCCGTTTCGCCACACCCAACGACGAGGTACCTCAAGACTACGAGGCGAGGTTACGGACCGCTGCCCAGTTGATGCAAACGTTCACCGCCGAGCGAATGCACGATGCAGGATATGGACGCAAGACATTTCGTTTGGAACGCGACGAGAATGGCGAGATCATCGTTCATACGCTCAACGGAAACAAAGCCGCAGCGGACTACTACAAGATGTCGGACAATCGCTGGTACGGCGACATCAATGGTTGGCTGAACGAAAACCATCCCGATCCGTTTGCAAAGAACATCGTCTTGGCCGCCTACACACGAAAGGATCCACAGACGGGCAAGATGCTCGGCCACACGGCTCTAGGTGGCGGCAACCAAGGTCTGTTCGGTAGCGGTTCGGTGTTTTCCTGGCCACGGGACCTTTCATCCGCCATGCAGGTCTTTCAAGACGACACTGCCGTTGATCCGAGCAGGGTTCACGACGACAGCGCCTTTCGTGGAACCTACTGGGGGCTGGCGTCCACAACGATCGGTGCCACGCTGCATGAGATGGGCCACGCGTTCGGGTTGCCGCACTGCACCGACCCGCTCGGCATCATGACTCGTGGCTTCGACCACTTTCACCGAGCGTTCACCTTCGCCGATCCGGTCAGTCGCGTGAACAATCAGCCCGTTGAATTCAACGACAACCAAGTCGCTTACTTTGCCCCCATCAGCGCATCGTACTTGCAGTGGACACCGTGGTTTCGATTGGATGAGTCCGAGTCGATGCCCGACAGCGAGACCAAGATCACGATCGACCATGAAAAGAAAGAAGTGCGAGTTTCCTCGCCATCAGGTGTTCGATGGGTTGGTTTCTGGGTCGGTGACTCGGTTGCCTACCATCGAGAAATCAGTGGCGATGAACCGACACAAGAAGTTCGATTCACGAGAGAAGAGATTGCCAAGTGGCTCAATGGGCGAAAGCTCAGTACCGTCACATCCATCGCGTCCGATGGCAAAGCCGCACGGATCGCTGTGCGTGATTGA
- a CDS encoding leucine-rich repeat domain-containing protein, translating into MAAWITLVLVGCGKEVPVAESDTREPEKTTSTETTASETTTAMADPPAAVSAIEAVTDKIRRDDDGMIIEVDYRGTDAGDDAVVPLTELTRLRSVLLAGTKITDGASESLAQITNLQNLDLRQCEIGNASIQNLSGLKDLKALKLSGIDAQCDIDDDAMPVIARFPNLKVLGLDGLWISDDGIAELADCKNLTELYLSKTNISNDAMNVIAGLPQLSKLRLAKNTIDGPGVAKLAEMKALTELDLSECSQIFDDAMPPLAQCTNLKKLNLWRVQITDAGIKPLASLTGLTSLNLDNTLLSDAGMPSLAGLTELTFLHLGSTTITDDGLVHLHGLKKLKDLKVTRTAVTQAGVDKLKKELPDTDIQLQYIASE; encoded by the coding sequence ATGGCCGCTTGGATCACGCTGGTCTTGGTGGGTTGCGGAAAGGAAGTCCCGGTTGCGGAATCGGACACGAGGGAACCGGAAAAGACGACATCGACGGAGACAACGGCTTCGGAAACGACAACCGCCATGGCAGATCCCCCGGCCGCCGTGTCCGCCATTGAGGCCGTGACCGATAAGATCCGACGCGACGACGACGGCATGATCATCGAAGTCGACTATCGGGGTACCGATGCCGGAGACGACGCGGTCGTGCCGCTGACCGAGCTGACACGACTTCGATCGGTTCTGCTGGCGGGGACGAAAATCACAGACGGGGCGTCGGAATCCCTCGCTCAGATAACCAACCTGCAAAACCTGGACTTGCGGCAATGCGAGATTGGCAATGCTTCGATTCAAAATCTCAGCGGCTTGAAAGACCTCAAGGCACTCAAGCTCTCCGGGATCGATGCCCAATGCGATATCGACGACGACGCAATGCCGGTCATCGCCCGTTTTCCCAACCTAAAAGTTCTCGGGCTGGACGGTCTGTGGATCAGCGACGATGGCATTGCCGAATTGGCCGATTGCAAGAACCTGACCGAACTCTACCTGAGCAAGACAAACATCAGCAACGACGCGATGAACGTGATCGCAGGACTGCCGCAACTGAGCAAACTCAGACTCGCGAAGAACACGATCGACGGTCCCGGGGTCGCAAAGCTGGCCGAGATGAAAGCGTTGACCGAATTGGACTTGAGTGAGTGCTCGCAGATCTTTGACGACGCGATGCCTCCGTTGGCCCAATGCACAAACCTGAAAAAGCTAAACCTGTGGCGTGTTCAAATCACGGACGCGGGCATCAAGCCGCTTGCATCGCTGACCGGACTGACGTCACTGAATCTGGACAACACATTACTCTCCGATGCAGGCATGCCGTCACTCGCCGGACTGACAGAATTGACTTTCCTGCACTTGGGCTCCACAACGATCACAGACGACGGGCTCGTGCACCTGCATGGGCTGAAGAAACTCAAGGATTTGAAAGTCACGCGAACCGCGGTGACTCAGGCGGGAGTCGATAAACTAAAGAAAGAGCTTCCCGACACCGACATCCAACTTCAGTACATCGCCAGCGAATGA
- a CDS encoding DUF1552 domain-containing protein: MNRPANSSTQQSESAPSWGEGSQVILRQPIARRQLLRGLGAAAIGLPILEAMSPMLSATAAVHGAEPPSASPNRFIAICATLGFHGPFLFPEQTGRDYELSPYLQQLKEHRDQFTVFSGLSHPDQQGNNGHASEMTWLTGARRPGLAGFRNTISLDQLIASHVGLETRFPYLALGTGGQSLSWTRSGVPIPAESRPSVVFKSLFVQGSETEVADQMRQLRRGRSILDTVSGEAAKLNRELGQRDREKMDQYLSSVRELESRLQQTEGWAQRPKPVVDAQPPKDVTEKTQAIERQRLMYEMIAMALQTDSTRTITYTLSGLNAVPQIAGVSSDWHNLSHHGKDPEKINELKLIEQAEFDCFGEFLTKLHSVREGDQTLLDRTAVLFGSNLGNASSHDWHNLPIILAGGGYRHGQYVAHDEKNNTPLANLHVALAQRMGVPTESFGSSTQVGIRGLDS, from the coding sequence ATGAACCGACCAGCAAACAGTTCGACTCAGCAAAGTGAATCTGCCCCGTCATGGGGCGAGGGATCCCAAGTCATCCTGCGTCAACCGATCGCTCGCCGACAATTGTTGCGAGGCCTCGGAGCGGCGGCGATCGGATTGCCGATTCTGGAAGCCATGTCGCCGATGTTGTCGGCGACCGCCGCGGTTCATGGTGCGGAACCACCGAGCGCATCGCCCAATCGGTTCATCGCGATCTGCGCGACATTGGGATTTCACGGTCCGTTCTTGTTTCCTGAACAGACCGGGCGTGACTATGAGTTGTCACCCTATCTACAACAGCTCAAAGAACACCGAGATCAGTTCACCGTTTTCTCTGGCTTGTCGCATCCCGATCAACAGGGAAACAACGGGCACGCATCTGAGATGACATGGTTGACTGGCGCGCGTCGACCAGGGCTGGCGGGATTTCGGAACACGATTTCGTTGGACCAATTGATCGCGTCGCACGTCGGTTTGGAGACACGGTTTCCGTACCTGGCACTGGGCACCGGAGGTCAATCGCTTTCCTGGACACGATCGGGTGTCCCGATTCCCGCTGAGTCGAGGCCATCGGTGGTTTTCAAATCTTTGTTCGTCCAGGGCAGTGAAACCGAAGTCGCCGATCAGATGCGTCAGCTAAGGCGCGGTCGCAGCATCTTGGACACTGTTTCGGGCGAAGCGGCAAAGTTGAACCGTGAGCTCGGCCAACGCGATCGCGAAAAAATGGATCAGTACCTGAGCAGTGTGCGCGAGTTAGAGTCTCGCTTGCAGCAGACCGAAGGCTGGGCGCAGCGTCCCAAACCGGTCGTCGATGCTCAGCCGCCCAAAGATGTGACCGAGAAAACGCAAGCGATCGAGCGTCAGCGGTTGATGTATGAAATGATCGCCATGGCGTTGCAAACCGACAGCACTCGTACCATCACGTACACACTCAGTGGACTGAACGCTGTGCCACAGATTGCGGGCGTCTCCAGTGACTGGCACAACCTTTCTCACCACGGCAAGGATCCCGAAAAGATCAACGAACTGAAATTGATCGAGCAAGCCGAATTTGATTGCTTCGGCGAATTCCTCACCAAACTCCACAGCGTGCGTGAAGGAGACCAAACGTTGCTTGACCGTACAGCCGTTCTCTTCGGCTCCAATCTCGGCAACGCCAGCAGTCACGACTGGCACAATCTGCCGATCATTCTGGCCGGCGGCGGATATCGACACGGCCAATACGTTGCCCACGATGAAAAGAACAATACTCCGCTAGCGAATTTGCATGTCGCACTGGCTCAGCGGATGGGCGTGCCCACAGAATCCTTCGGCAGCAGTACCCAAGTCGGAATTCGAGGCCTGGACTCGTAG